The following are from one region of the Nicotiana tomentosiformis chromosome 7, ASM39032v3, whole genome shotgun sequence genome:
- the LOC138895764 gene encoding uncharacterized protein, protein MDVLTQHIQGEVPWCMLFADDIVFIDETRRAVNARLEVWRQALESKGFKLNRTKTEYLECKFSVGAHESHVDLKLYIQVIPKKGSFKYLGSIIQGNGEIDEVITHRIGVG, encoded by the coding sequence ATGGACGTGCTGACGCAGCACATACAGGGTGaagtgccatggtgcatgctatttgctgATGATATAGTGTTTATCGACGAGACGCGAAGAGCGGTCAATGcaaggttggaggtttggagacaggccttagagtctaaaggtttcaagttgaacaGGACTAAGACAGAATACTTAGAGTGCAAATTCAGTGTCGGGGCTCATGAGTCTCACGTGGATCTGAAGCTTTATATTCAAGTTATCCCCAAGAAaggtagtttcaagtatctcGGGTCTATTATCCAGGGTaatggggagatcgacgaggttatcacacatcgtattggagtGGGATAG